ATGTCTTAGAGCAGTTAAGTTTCGCTCATTTGATTGAAATAATTAGCGAGTATGATGATCAAATATCTATAGACTATGTAATACTGACATGTGACTGGTTATATATCATCAATGCAATCGACTACAATAGCGACGGAGTAATTATCAATGCTGCTTAACAGTTTTAAACTCTTTAAAAATAATTCTGAAATAAGAAGTATACCTTTTGAGCTAGGCTTAAATATCATCACTAATAGAGAAGGTATTGGACATTCAGGAAACAGCGTTGGAAAATCTACTCTTTCAAGAGTGGTAGATTTTCTTTTTCTTGGTTCAATTGATCCTGTGTACATCGATGATGAGTTTAAACAGCCAAACATTGATATACAAAAGTTATTCGAAGAAAATGATATTATAGCGCAATTAAACTTTACTGGGGCAGATTT
This DNA window, taken from Halodesulfovibrio aestuarii DSM 17919 = ATCC 29578, encodes the following:
- a CDS encoding ABC-three component system middle component 6; amino-acid sequence: MIPSSNSCHESINVVVLGAIILEQLYVLEQLSFAHLIEIISEYDDQISIDYVILTCDWLYIINAIDYNSDGVIINAA